The following are encoded together in the Gammaproteobacteria bacterium genome:
- a CDS encoding MFS transporter: MFKSGESIGLAVNCESSANAVATLPVPWRGPRSILRAACAPPEDTDIDKQHSRTPSPAYANYVLVLLSLVYVVNFIDRQILAMLIVPIKEEFGVSDTALGLLSGFAFALLYTLAGIPIARWADRGSRTRIIALALTLWSAVTAACGLARSFVELALLRVLVGVGEAGGNPPSHSLIADYFPPHKRATALSIYAWGVYIGSAIAFLAGGYLVTNYSWRTAFFVVGLPGLFLAAIVALTVRELPRGASEQRVESSVQPSFPEVLRHLLRRRAFVYIVLGASVQSLSGYRVLTWGPTFLHRVHEMPWTEIGTFLGWIIGLAGCLGAYAGGRLADRFGARDASWYMRLPALQSIAGVPFVLGFALLPQQYSLLAFIPFYALGAMYVGPMFSMVQGLVPLRMRATASALLLFVVNLIGLGLGPLSVGVLNDYVFGPHYGELAIRYSMLVIGLLGGTASLLFWQASRTLAADLALRED, from the coding sequence GTGTTCAAGTCGGGAGAGTCCATCGGGCTTGCCGTCAATTGCGAATCCTCGGCAAATGCAGTTGCTACCCTCCCTGTGCCGTGGCGTGGACCGCGGTCTATACTGCGCGCGGCCTGCGCCCCGCCAGAGGATACCGATATCGACAAGCAGCATTCCCGGACTCCGAGCCCCGCCTACGCGAACTATGTTCTCGTCCTGCTGAGCCTCGTCTATGTCGTCAACTTCATCGACCGCCAGATCCTCGCCATGCTGATCGTGCCGATCAAGGAAGAGTTCGGTGTCTCGGACACCGCACTCGGGCTGCTCTCGGGATTTGCGTTTGCGCTGCTCTACACGCTGGCCGGAATTCCGATCGCGCGCTGGGCCGATCGTGGCTCACGCACGCGCATCATCGCGCTCGCGCTCACCCTGTGGAGTGCGGTGACCGCGGCCTGCGGACTCGCGCGCAGTTTTGTCGAACTCGCGCTGCTGCGCGTACTGGTCGGCGTCGGCGAGGCGGGCGGCAACCCGCCCTCGCACTCGCTCATCGCGGATTACTTCCCGCCGCACAAACGCGCCACTGCACTGTCGATCTACGCGTGGGGCGTCTACATCGGCTCGGCGATCGCGTTCCTCGCCGGTGGCTACCTGGTGACGAATTACAGCTGGAGGACGGCGTTCTTTGTCGTCGGGCTACCGGGGCTGTTTCTGGCAGCGATCGTCGCGCTGACCGTGCGCGAACTGCCACGCGGCGCCTCCGAGCAGCGCGTGGAATCCAGCGTACAGCCGTCGTTCCCCGAGGTGTTGCGCCACCTGCTCCGACGGCGAGCCTTCGTGTACATCGTGCTCGGCGCCTCGGTGCAGTCGCTGTCAGGCTACCGAGTCCTGACCTGGGGGCCAACGTTCCTGCACCGCGTACACGAGATGCCGTGGACCGAGATCGGAACGTTCCTCGGGTGGATCATCGGGCTCGCGGGATGCCTCGGGGCCTATGCCGGCGGCCGGCTCGCGGACCGCTTTGGGGCGCGCGACGCAAGCTGGTACATGCGTCTGCCGGCGCTGCAGTCGATCGCCGGGGTGCCGTTCGTGCTCGGGTTCGCGCTGCTGCCTCAGCAGTATTCGCTGCTCGCGTTCATCCCGTTCTACGCACTCGGCGCGATGTACGTCGGTCCGATGTTCTCGATGGTGCAGGGGCTGGTGCCGCTGCGCATGCGCGCGACGGCGTCGGCACTGCTGCTCTTCGTCGTGAACCTGATCGGCCTGGGACTCGGACCGCTATCGGTGGGTGTGCTCAACGACTACGTGTTCGGACCGCATTATGGCGAGCTCGCGATCCGCTACTCGATGCTCGTGATCGGCCTGCTCGGTGGCACCGCGAGCCTGCTGTTCTGGCAGGCGTCACGCACGCTCGCGGCGGATCTCGCGCTACGGGAAGACTGA
- a CDS encoding beta-lactamase family protein, translating to MRQSETSALDPARLHRIGSRIDADIEAGRYDGAAIRVAHRGTIVHQGVHGWAHRGSGRRLQHGDVFVSMSIGKQFTNVLALDRVERGLLSLDLHIGEVLPAFATPELRAMTLFHLLTHTSGILAAVPSVPPEVLMDSARLSGFIAGLRPESAPGERVNYSIIAAHSVLAEVLRAVDEGRRDFTTMIAQDLFTPLGMIDTSLGPRADLLDRVCPVVACYREPGLFVPEELEGLGQLILVPGCEIPAGGFLTTIDDLHRFAQMLANGGELEGTRILSPRTIDYCARNFTGNKPNGLFDYTRGFRGWEPWPANIGIGFFVRGEGLTPGPISNFCSPRTLCGWGAGSSCFWVDRDNELSFSFLSTGLMEDSHHIQRLQRLGDLVMASMTR from the coding sequence ATGCGCCAATCGGAGACGTCTGCCCTGGATCCGGCACGGCTGCACAGGATCGGTTCGCGGATCGATGCGGATATCGAAGCGGGGCGCTACGACGGTGCCGCGATCCGTGTGGCGCACCGCGGAACGATCGTGCACCAGGGCGTGCATGGCTGGGCCCATCGTGGCAGCGGGCGGCGCCTGCAGCACGGCGATGTGTTTGTCTCGATGTCGATCGGCAAGCAGTTCACCAATGTGCTGGCGCTCGATCGGGTGGAGCGTGGCCTGCTGAGCCTCGACCTGCACATTGGCGAAGTCCTGCCGGCATTCGCGACGCCCGAGCTGCGCGCCATGACGCTGTTCCATCTGCTCACCCACACCAGCGGTATCCTCGCGGCAGTGCCGTCCGTGCCGCCCGAGGTGCTGATGGACAGTGCGCGGCTGAGCGGGTTCATAGCGGGACTGCGCCCCGAATCGGCACCCGGCGAGCGGGTGAACTATTCGATCATCGCGGCGCATTCCGTTCTCGCCGAGGTGCTCCGGGCAGTCGATGAAGGGCGCCGCGACTTTACCACGATGATCGCGCAGGATCTGTTCACGCCACTCGGGATGATTGACACCAGCCTCGGACCACGCGCGGATCTGCTCGATCGCGTCTGTCCGGTGGTGGCCTGCTACAGGGAGCCCGGATTGTTTGTGCCTGAAGAACTCGAGGGCCTGGGTCAGCTGATCCTCGTCCCCGGCTGCGAGATTCCGGCCGGCGGCTTCCTCACCACGATCGACGATCTGCATCGTTTCGCGCAGATGCTCGCCAATGGTGGCGAACTCGAGGGAACCCGTATCCTGTCGCCACGCACCATCGATTATTGCGCCCGCAATTTTACCGGCAACAAGCCCAATGGCCTGTTCGATTACACGCGCGGGTTTCGCGGCTGGGAGCCATGGCCGGCCAATATCGGCATCGGCTTTTTCGTCCGCGGGGAGGGCCTGACTCCGGGGCCCATCAGCAATTTCTGCTCTCCGCGAACCCTGTGTGGCTGGGGCGCGGGATCGAGCTGCTTCTGGGTCGATCGGGACAACGAACTCAGCTTCTCATTCCTGTCCACCGGCCTGATGGAAGACAGCCATCATATCCAGCGGCTGCAGCGGCTCGGTGACCTGGTCATGGCGTCGATGACGCGTTAG
- a CDS encoding enoyl-CoA hydratase/isomerase family protein, translating to MGSVLCEVRGRVLWVTINRPEQRNAINDEVIAGISGALQRAATDPTVRALVLTGAGNQAFCAGADLKQANRSGGGVFTTDSDTHPMIEMFRAAEQCNKPLIARVNGHVMAGGLGLLCMCDLAIAVDSAKFGTPEARVGVFPMMILSYMLRLIPRRRLLEMCMTADPFSASEALAHGLLNKVVAAEELDAAVEALLERILGNSPAALLFGKKAFHAMQDMSIGECFEYAQLMISRMSQTADAREGIAAFAEKRPPNWG from the coding sequence ATGGGTTCGGTATTGTGCGAAGTGCGCGGACGGGTGTTGTGGGTCACGATCAACCGGCCCGAGCAGCGCAACGCGATCAATGACGAAGTGATTGCGGGGATCAGTGGCGCATTGCAACGGGCGGCCACGGACCCGACCGTGCGGGCGCTGGTGCTCACCGGTGCCGGCAACCAGGCATTCTGCGCCGGGGCCGACCTCAAGCAGGCCAACCGCAGCGGGGGCGGTGTATTCACCACGGACAGCGATACACACCCGATGATCGAGATGTTCCGCGCTGCCGAGCAATGCAACAAGCCGCTCATTGCGCGCGTCAACGGACACGTCATGGCCGGCGGACTTGGATTGCTGTGCATGTGCGATCTGGCGATTGCGGTCGACAGCGCGAAGTTCGGCACGCCGGAGGCCAGGGTCGGGGTGTTTCCGATGATGATCCTCAGCTACATGCTGCGCCTGATACCCCGTCGGCGGCTGCTGGAAATGTGCATGACCGCCGACCCGTTCAGCGCCAGCGAGGCGCTCGCTCACGGCTTGCTGAACAAGGTCGTCGCGGCAGAGGAACTCGATGCCGCGGTCGAGGCGCTGCTCGAACGCATTCTCGGCAATTCGCCGGCGGCGTTGCTGTTCGGCAAGAAGGCGTTTCATGCGATGCAGGACATGAGCATCGGCGAGTGTTTCGAATATGCCCAGCTGATGATCTCGCGCATGAGCCAGACCGCCGATGCACGCGAGGGTATCGCGGCCTTTGCCGAAAAGCGGCCGCCAAACTGGGGCTGA
- a CDS encoding DUF4136 domain-containing protein: MYRLFSLLSFVALLGGCTSTPNVSTDFNPAYDFSAKHSFALVRKASTGNGAAQSNDLLSNRIESAITTALAARGFKVVEPAQADMLVSFFVTSQSKTDIRTYNDGFSYRRCWSISCNTMATTVDVRNYEEGTLFIDFIDPASRELQWRGLVSKRLSSKRTSAERDKLIRESVETVLATFPPKPN, encoded by the coding sequence ATGTACAGGCTGTTCAGTTTATTGTCCTTCGTGGCGCTTCTCGGCGGGTGCACCAGCACGCCCAATGTCAGCACCGACTTCAACCCCGCTTACGATTTTTCTGCCAAGCACTCCTTTGCGCTGGTCAGGAAAGCGTCCACGGGCAACGGTGCCGCGCAGAGCAACGATCTGCTGAGCAATCGCATCGAAAGTGCGATCACGACAGCCCTGGCTGCGCGCGGTTTCAAGGTCGTGGAGCCAGCCCAGGCGGATATGCTGGTGAGCTTCTTTGTCACCAGCCAGAGCAAGACCGATATCCGCACCTACAACGACGGCTTCAGCTACCGGCGCTGCTGGTCGATATCCTGCAACACCATGGCGACAACCGTCGACGTGCGGAATTACGAAGAAGGAACCCTGTTCATCGATTTCATCGATCCCGCGTCGCGCGAACTGCAATGGCGCGGACTGGTATCGAAGCGCCTGAGCAGCAAGCGCACCTCGGCGGAGCGCGACAAACTGATCCGCGAATCGGTCGAGACCGTTCTGGCCACCTTCCCGCCCAAGCCGAACTGA
- a CDS encoding phospholipase D family protein: MPDSEHKQASTFLPADEHSKLGRMGLTIADGLSDVRVLDTGADAFLERAALIDIAEQSIDAQYYIWNSDLTGRYLALRLLAAANRGVRVRLLLDDINTAGRDALLATLDAHPNIELRIYNPFEQRRGARKLLQFAFDFSRLNRRMHNKSLTADGAVAIIGGRNIGDEYFDAHAGFNFRDRDVVATGPVVAQTGAMFDDFWNSVYSVPISELSSERIRTRTAAELDEALREDAVELRAMGYPLPADAAASAAYLAQSRTAMRHVPAHLVHDEPPLPGAEADTDKVQPTASALAELARAASREILIESAYLVLDDASLEVVRAMRDRGVKVIALTNSLSSNDVTANHAAYARRRQPIVNSGIELHELRPDAEYCAEVIVIENGCAAAPRTLGLHSKTFVFDRHTVAIGSMNLNLRSAYLNAETTMIIESPEIAQEVAAAIDRAASPDSSWAVTLDDGKLLWRTERAGEIVTSRHEPDTGWWRRFKSWTIARLPLEKYL; this comes from the coding sequence ATGCCGGACTCCGAACACAAGCAAGCTTCCACTTTCCTGCCGGCTGACGAGCACAGCAAGCTGGGGCGCATGGGCCTGACAATCGCTGACGGGCTGAGCGATGTGCGCGTACTCGATACCGGAGCGGATGCGTTTCTGGAGCGTGCGGCGCTGATCGATATCGCCGAGCAATCGATCGACGCGCAGTACTACATCTGGAACAGCGACCTGACCGGACGCTATCTCGCGCTGCGCCTGCTCGCGGCCGCGAACCGGGGTGTGCGGGTGAGACTGCTGCTCGATGACATCAACACCGCCGGCCGTGATGCGCTGCTCGCCACTCTCGATGCACATCCGAATATCGAGCTGCGCATCTACAATCCCTTCGAGCAGCGCCGCGGTGCCCGCAAACTGCTGCAGTTCGCCTTCGATTTCTCGCGGCTCAATCGCCGCATGCACAACAAATCGCTGACTGCCGACGGCGCGGTTGCGATCATTGGCGGGCGCAATATCGGCGATGAGTACTTCGACGCCCATGCAGGATTCAATTTCCGTGACCGGGATGTGGTCGCAACGGGTCCGGTGGTGGCCCAGACCGGCGCGATGTTCGACGATTTCTGGAACAGCGTATACAGCGTTCCGATCAGCGAACTGAGCAGCGAACGGATCCGGACCCGCACCGCAGCGGAACTCGACGAAGCGTTGCGCGAGGATGCGGTCGAGCTGCGTGCGATGGGCTATCCGTTGCCGGCTGATGCCGCCGCCAGCGCGGCATATCTGGCGCAATCGCGCACCGCCATGCGCCATGTTCCGGCGCACCTGGTGCATGATGAACCGCCGCTGCCCGGCGCTGAAGCAGACACCGACAAGGTGCAGCCGACCGCAAGCGCACTCGCCGAACTCGCCCGCGCGGCAAGCCGGGAAATCCTGATCGAATCGGCCTACCTGGTGCTGGACGATGCGAGTCTCGAGGTGGTCCGTGCAATGCGCGACCGTGGTGTCAAGGTAATCGCCCTGACCAACTCCCTGTCCTCCAACGATGTGACCGCCAACCACGCGGCCTATGCCCGGCGACGGCAGCCGATCGTGAACAGTGGCATCGAACTGCACGAGCTGCGCCCGGACGCGGAGTATTGCGCCGAGGTGATCGTGATCGAAAACGGCTGCGCAGCGGCGCCGCGCACGCTCGGGCTGCACTCCAAGACCTTCGTGTTCGACCGCCATACGGTCGCCATCGGCTCGATGAACCTCAATCTGCGCTCGGCCTACCTCAATGCCGAGACCACGATGATCATCGAAAGTCCGGAAATCGCCCAGGAGGTCGCTGCAGCCATCGATCGCGCCGCTTCGCCCGACAGCAGCTGGGCAGTGACGCTCGACGATGGCAAGCTGCTGTGGCGCACCGAGCGCGCCGGAGAGATCGTGACATCACGGCACGAGCCGGATACCGGCTGGTGGCGCCGATTCAAATCCTGGACGATCGCCAGGCTTCCGCTGGAGAAATACCTGTGA
- a CDS encoding patatin-like phospholipase family protein: MMLVLVACCLTGISSASAAESAPFAADPPLRIGLVLAGGGARGLAHVGVLKYLEEHHIRISAVAGTSMGSIVGGLYASGLNADQIAGIVQTLDWKSAFDDSTTRDQLSFRQKQEDFDFLVRAKLRFKDGKLNIPLGLVQGQHLNLLLHDLVAHVSDVHDFDQLPIPFRAIATDIVSGDPVILAKGDLAVAMRASMSIPAFFAPIELDGKLLVDGGIAKNIPVDVVQAMGVDRLIVIDIGTPLAGRESMANMFSLIGQLTTILTRRNSEEQIALMGPQDILLIPDLDDSGVETMSFDKAELAIQLGYQAATAMGDKLAALSTPGNAMPSAVVSRSAEPPIIQRIEIHQDSQISSELLRNRITQPIGAPLDKAQLERDIAEIYGLDQFSRVEYVVNDVAGEQVLTISAIAIPYSEKYLKLGLSLDQDTKGENSFGIAGSWRQKGINRLGAEWYTKIQIGGDSVLKTQYYQPLDVNQRYFFDTGYSFKRRTVNLSADGDIIARAEIDSHTVDIAPGFYLGDAASVRVGAFAQTADTEFDIGDPRLGSSSANDAGYFAQLLYDTLDRPFFPGSGSRLSAGFQTGKEGWGAQTGYDSLNVFAMHATSWGEHTLAGLLRWQELELDNPGTPLTVATQLSTLGGFLALSGYSRNSLAGNYLGQGALLYYRRMNEQSLLPIDLPVYVGASFEAGNVWLEKDNVAADELIYAGSLFLGVDSPIGPIYLGVGVAENDQRALYLQIGQILD, encoded by the coding sequence GTGATGCTGGTTCTGGTGGCGTGTTGCCTGACTGGAATTTCATCAGCCAGCGCTGCCGAAAGCGCTCCCTTTGCGGCAGATCCGCCGCTGCGCATCGGCCTGGTGCTCGCGGGTGGCGGTGCGCGCGGGCTGGCCCACGTCGGCGTGCTCAAGTATCTCGAGGAACACCACATCCGGATCAGCGCGGTCGCCGGCACCAGCATGGGTTCGATCGTGGGCGGTTTGTATGCCTCGGGACTGAACGCCGACCAGATCGCCGGGATCGTCCAGACCCTCGACTGGAAATCGGCCTTCGACGATTCGACCACGCGCGATCAACTGAGCTTTCGCCAGAAGCAGGAAGACTTCGATTTCCTGGTGCGCGCGAAACTGCGCTTCAAGGATGGCAAGCTGAACATCCCGCTGGGCCTGGTGCAGGGTCAGCATCTCAATTTGCTGTTGCACGATCTGGTTGCGCATGTCTCCGATGTGCATGACTTCGACCAGCTTCCGATCCCGTTCCGTGCAATCGCGACCGATATCGTGAGCGGCGATCCGGTGATCCTTGCCAAGGGCGACCTGGCGGTTGCGATGCGTGCGAGCATGTCGATCCCGGCTTTTTTTGCCCCGATCGAGCTCGATGGCAAGTTGCTGGTCGATGGCGGCATCGCCAAGAACATTCCGGTCGATGTCGTGCAGGCGATGGGCGTGGACCGGCTCATCGTCATCGATATCGGAACCCCGCTTGCCGGGCGCGAATCGATGGCGAACATGTTCTCGCTGATCGGGCAGCTCACCACCATCCTGACGCGGCGCAATTCCGAGGAGCAGATAGCCTTGATGGGACCACAGGATATCCTGCTGATTCCGGACCTCGATGATTCCGGCGTGGAGACCATGTCCTTCGACAAGGCGGAACTCGCGATACAGCTCGGCTACCAGGCAGCAACGGCCATGGGTGACAAGCTGGCTGCGCTGTCCACCCCCGGTAATGCGATGCCCTCGGCGGTCGTCTCGCGAAGCGCGGAGCCCCCGATTATCCAGCGCATCGAAATTCATCAGGATTCGCAGATTTCGAGCGAACTGCTGCGCAACAGGATCACCCAGCCGATCGGTGCCCCGCTCGACAAGGCGCAACTCGAGCGGGATATTGCCGAAATATATGGTCTGGACCAGTTTTCGCGGGTCGAATATGTCGTCAACGACGTCGCTGGCGAGCAGGTTCTGACGATCAGCGCAATAGCCATTCCCTACAGCGAAAAATATCTGAAACTGGGTCTCTCGCTGGACCAGGACACCAAGGGCGAAAACTCTTTCGGTATCGCCGGCAGTTGGCGCCAGAAGGGGATCAACCGGCTTGGCGCCGAGTGGTATACAAAAATACAGATTGGTGGCGATTCGGTGCTCAAGACGCAGTACTACCAACCGCTCGATGTAAACCAGCGTTATTTCTTCGACACGGGCTACTCTTTCAAGCGGCGCACCGTCAACCTGTCTGCCGACGGCGACATTATCGCCCGCGCGGAGATCGACAGCCACACCGTCGACATCGCGCCCGGTTTCTACCTCGGAGACGCGGCCTCGGTGCGCGTCGGCGCCTTTGCCCAGACTGCCGACACGGAATTCGATATCGGCGATCCGCGACTGGGAAGTTCCAGCGCCAACGATGCGGGTTATTTCGCGCAACTTCTCTACGATACGCTCGATCGGCCGTTTTTCCCGGGCTCGGGGTCGCGATTGAGCGCTGGCTTCCAGACCGGCAAGGAGGGCTGGGGCGCGCAAACCGGATACGACTCGCTGAACGTGTTCGCGATGCATGCCACGAGCTGGGGCGAGCACACGCTCGCCGGCCTCCTGCGCTGGCAGGAACTCGAACTCGACAATCCCGGCACACCCCTGACCGTGGCGACCCAGCTTTCCACGCTGGGTGGGTTCCTGGCCCTTTCGGGGTATTCGCGTAACTCGCTGGCCGGCAATTATCTCGGCCAGGGCGCGCTTCTCTACTACCGGCGCATGAACGAGCAATCCCTGCTGCCGATCGACCTGCCCGTGTACGTGGGTGCAAGCTTCGAGGCCGGCAATGTCTGGCTCGAGAAAGACAATGTTGCCGCCGATGAACTGATCTACGCCGGCAGCCTGTTCCTGGGTGTCGATTCACCCATCGGCCCGATCTATCTGGGGGTCGGGGTTGCCGAGAATGATCAGCGCGCGCTGTACCTGCAGATCGGGCAGATACTGGATTGA